Proteins encoded by one window of Lutibacter sp. A64:
- a CDS encoding choice-of-anchor tandem repeat GloVer-containing protein, producing the protein MGKSITIFILAIILFNVSIYSQTSDELWSKSSISAKQSSKKIQRQTALTEFDVYQLNFELLKRKLVNAPQRKGIVAKNNNIISFPDGKGKLENYYVFEASIMEEELQIQYPNIRTYIGKSVNNPSSVIRFSITPLGLNALILNNPDGAIYIDPYTSDNHTYLIYNKKSLPESEPFDCGFDELNSTIEESKQGVHSKTDIVNDGKLRTFRLAVAVTGEYSQWHLNSRGVSSYESDEVKIGNVFASVVVTMLRVNAIFERDLGVSMILVDNSAKMMFLNPNTDGLTGNDKYKMIDESINVLNTYIGESNYDIGHVFAASNLGGVAYRSSVCGYYKAGGVSGMSPPEGSNFENTVTHEMGHQFGATHTFNSSSGSCNGNRTDETAVEPGSGSTIMSYAGNCSPENVTSYSERDKYFHLVSIKQMWAIISSIGSCGTSVNTGNNPPIIEAIPNYTIPISTPFALNANASDANGDELTYTWEQLDTEIAVAPPNSTSTGGPAFRSLPPNSSPTRYFPNLNTVVGGNLSNTWEVLPSVARTMTFGVTVRDNNSDGGQTNSEETTITFAGNTVPFKVTSQSSAVNWEIGSTKNITWDVGNSNTSPINCSKVNILLSTDGGYTFPIVLASNVNNDGVHQIVVPNILTNSSRIKVEAVNNIFYSLNKSNIQIINVDDDNDDDGVENDIDQCPNTRFGDKVDANGCSENETLVPNELWGVAPRSGDYKLGSIYKFDPATNNYSRMYSFKGGVDGEIPQGGIIQALNGKLYGLTRSGGAYNKGVLFEFNPANGVFMKKVDFNGGNGNWPEASLFAASNGKLYGMTYLGGLNNDGVFFEYDPINDVYLKIIDFDDKVSGRNPLDNVMEASNGKLYGTTRYGGPNGSGVIFEYDLSSKEFKALFSLGGIFAGGFDIYGGLTQASNGKLYGMTSWGGINTDGIIYEFNIETGEYSKKFDFEEETTGRRPYGSLELANNNKLYGMTSGIWNGSYSTAFLFDYDPITNAFNITWDFITEEYGQGSNSNTLLLASDGMLYVGSNGGAYGNGMIIKYSPSTNSFTKLIDVGVNDALPDSNFIEIEDYDDDNDGVINYEDLCMNTPTGEEVSATGCSESQLDDDGDGVMNNIDTCPSTPTGEVVNETGCSESQLDDDGDGVMNNIDTCPSTPTGEVVNETGCSESQLDDDGDGVMNNIDTCPDTPIGENANTTGCSQSQLDDDGDGVMNNIDTCPSTPTGEVVNETGCSESQLDDDGDGIMNNIDICPNTPTGEDVSTTGCSQSQLDDDGDGVMNNKDTCPDTPTGEDVNETGCSESQLDDDGDGIMNNIDICPNTPTGEEVSATGCSQSQLDDDGDGVMNNKDTCPDTPTGEDVNEIGCSESQIDDDLDGVMNNIDTCPDTPTGEDVNETGCSESQLDDDNDGVMNNLDLCPNSTAGVTVNENGCFFLPSNNFTFEVISETCLNKNNGQISISAAETHNYLATINGNSHNFSNNSLTVSNMESGTYEVCITVSGETYEQCFNVEISEGTSVSGKSSVSSNKVSIVITKGTAPYNVLVNGKNVLNTFSTSIEVDVKHGDLIEVKTAVLCEGIFSKNIDLFETISAYPNPTNGIFEITLPVLLNEIKIELLTSNSQLISSQIYSVINGKVQLNIENISSGVYFAKIYLENPISVKIVKI; encoded by the coding sequence ATGGGCAAATCAATTACAATTTTTATTCTTGCAATTATTCTATTTAATGTTTCAATATATTCCCAAACTTCGGATGAATTGTGGTCAAAATCTTCAATATCAGCAAAACAATCCTCGAAAAAAATTCAAAGACAAACAGCTCTAACAGAGTTTGATGTATATCAGTTGAATTTTGAGTTGTTAAAACGAAAGCTTGTAAATGCTCCTCAAAGAAAAGGAATTGTTGCAAAGAACAATAACATAATTAGTTTTCCTGATGGAAAAGGAAAGTTGGAAAATTACTATGTTTTTGAAGCATCGATAATGGAAGAAGAACTTCAAATACAGTACCCAAATATTAGAACTTATATTGGGAAAAGTGTAAATAATCCTAGTTCAGTTATTAGATTTAGTATTACTCCGTTAGGTTTGAATGCTTTAATATTAAATAATCCAGATGGAGCAATTTATATTGATCCTTATACGTCAGACAACCATACTTATTTAATATATAATAAGAAAAGTTTACCTGAAAGTGAACCGTTTGATTGTGGGTTTGATGAATTAAATTCAACAATAGAAGAGTCTAAACAAGGTGTTCATTCAAAGACAGATATTGTAAATGATGGAAAGTTAAGAACTTTTAGACTAGCAGTTGCTGTAACGGGGGAATATTCTCAATGGCATTTAAATAGTAGAGGTGTTAGCAGTTATGAGTCTGATGAAGTGAAAATTGGAAATGTATTTGCTTCTGTTGTAGTTACAATGTTAAGAGTAAATGCCATTTTTGAAAGGGATTTAGGAGTGTCAATGATTTTAGTTGATAATAGTGCTAAAATGATGTTTTTAAATCCAAATACTGATGGTTTAACAGGTAATGATAAATATAAAATGATAGATGAAAGTATAAATGTTCTAAACACTTATATAGGTGAGTCAAATTATGATATAGGTCATGTCTTTGCTGCAAGTAACCTAGGAGGTGTTGCATATAGGTCTTCAGTTTGTGGTTATTATAAAGCAGGAGGTGTTTCTGGTATGAGCCCACCTGAAGGTTCTAATTTTGAAAATACTGTTACACATGAGATGGGGCATCAATTTGGAGCAACACATACTTTCAATTCAAGTTCTGGAAGTTGTAATGGAAATAGAACCGATGAAACTGCCGTAGAGCCAGGAAGTGGATCTACAATTATGTCTTATGCTGGAAATTGTTCCCCTGAGAATGTTACAAGTTATAGTGAACGTGATAAATATTTTCATTTAGTTAGTATTAAACAAATGTGGGCTATAATATCTAGCATTGGAAGTTGTGGTACATCAGTTAATACTGGAAATAACCCACCTATAATTGAAGCGATACCCAATTATACAATTCCAATTTCTACACCATTTGCTTTGAATGCAAATGCTTCAGATGCAAATGGAGATGAATTAACTTATACTTGGGAACAATTAGATACCGAAATTGCTGTTGCTCCCCCAAACTCAACTTCAACTGGTGGTCCCGCCTTTAGATCCTTACCTCCAAATAGTTCTCCAACTCGTTATTTTCCAAATCTAAATACAGTAGTAGGAGGTAATTTGTCAAATACTTGGGAAGTTTTGCCGTCAGTTGCTAGAACAATGACCTTTGGAGTTACAGTGAGGGATAATAACTCAGATGGAGGTCAAACCAATAGTGAAGAAACTACCATTACATTTGCTGGTAATACAGTACCATTTAAAGTTACATCTCAATCCTCAGCTGTTAATTGGGAAATTGGTTCAACTAAGAATATAACTTGGGATGTTGGTAACTCAAACACTTCTCCAATTAATTGTTCTAAAGTTAATATACTATTATCAACAGATGGTGGTTATACATTCCCTATAGTTTTGGCTTCAAATGTAAATAATGATGGGGTTCATCAAATTGTTGTACCAAATATTTTAACGAACTCCAGTCGTATTAAGGTTGAGGCTGTAAATAATATTTTTTATTCACTTAATAAATCTAATATACAAATAATTAATGTTGATGATGATAATGATGATGATGGAGTTGAGAATGATATTGACCAGTGTCCAAACACTCGTTTTGGAGATAAAGTAGATGCTAATGGTTGTTCAGAAAATGAAACTTTGGTTCCAAATGAATTATGGGGGGTAGCTCCTCGTTCCGGAGATTATAAATTAGGATCCATTTACAAATTTGACCCTGCAACCAATAATTATTCTAGAATGTATAGTTTTAAGGGGGGTGTTGATGGTGAAATTCCTCAAGGGGGGATAATTCAAGCTTTAAATGGTAAATTATATGGGCTTACTAGAAGCGGAGGAGCTTATAATAAGGGAGTATTATTTGAATTTAACCCAGCGAATGGTGTTTTTATGAAAAAAGTTGATTTTAATGGAGGTAATGGAAATTGGCCTGAAGCAAGTTTGTTTGCCGCTTCTAACGGGAAATTATATGGAATGACTTACTTAGGGGGATTGAACAATGATGGAGTTTTTTTTGAATATGATCCAATCAATGATGTTTATCTAAAAATAATCGATTTTGATGATAAAGTTTCAGGACGGAATCCATTAGATAATGTTATGGAAGCATCAAATGGGAAACTTTATGGTACAACTAGATATGGAGGTCCAAATGGTTCAGGTGTAATTTTTGAGTATGACCTGTCTTCCAAGGAGTTTAAAGCTCTATTTAGCCTTGGGGGAATTTTTGCTGGAGGTTTCGATATATATGGTGGTTTAACCCAGGCTTCAAATGGAAAGCTATATGGTATGACATCATGGGGAGGAATTAATACAGACGGTATTATCTATGAATTTAATATAGAGACAGGAGAATATTCAAAGAAATTTGATTTTGAAGAAGAGACAACAGGTAGACGTCCCTACGGGAGTTTAGAATTAGCTAATAATAATAAGCTTTATGGTATGACTTCTGGCATTTGGAATGGTAGTTATAGTACAGCATTTTTATTTGATTATGACCCCATAACAAATGCTTTTAACATAACATGGGATTTTATCACGGAAGAATATGGGCAAGGGTCAAACTCCAATACGTTGCTGCTTGCTTCAGATGGTATGCTATATGTAGGATCAAATGGTGGAGCGTATGGAAATGGAATGATTATCAAATATAGTCCAAGTACTAATTCATTTACTAAATTAATAGATGTTGGAGTAAATGATGCATTACCAGATTCTAATTTTATTGAGATAGAAGATTATGACGATGATAATGATGGTGTAATAAATTATGAGGATTTATGTATGAACACTCCAACAGGTGAAGAAGTAAGCGCAACAGGATGTTCAGAAAGCCAGCTAGATGATGATGGAGATGGGGTCATGAATAATATTGATACTTGTCCAAGCACTCCAACGGGTGAAGTTGTAAATGAAACAGGGTGTTCAGAAAGCCAGCTAGATGATGATGGAGATGGGGTCATGAATAATATTGATACTTGTCCAAGCACTCCAACGGGTGAAGTTGTAAATGAAACAGGGTGTTCAGAAAGCCAGCTAGATGATGATGGAGATGGGGTCATGAATAATATTGATACTTGTCCTGACACACCAATAGGAGAAAATGCAAACACAACAGGATGTTCACAAAGCCAGTTAGATGATGATGGAGATGGGGTCATGAATAATATTGATACTTGTCCAAGCACTCCAACGGGTGAAGTTGTAAATGAAACAGGGTGTTCAGAAAGCCAGCTAGATGATGATGGAGACGGAATAATGAATAATATTGATATTTGTCCGAACACTCCAACAGGTGAAGACGTAAGCACAACAGGATGTTCACAAAGTCAGCTAGATGATGATGGAGATGGGGTAATGAATAATAAAGATACTTGTCCAGATACGCCTACAGGAGAGGATGTAAATGAGACAGGATGTTCAGAAAGCCAGTTAGATGATGATGGAGACGGAATAATGAATAATATTGATATTTGTCCGAACACTCCAACAGGTGAAGAAGTAAGCGCAACAGGATGTTCACAAAGTCAGCTAGATGATGATGGAGATGGGGTAATGAATAATAAAGATACCTGTCCAGATACGCCAACAGGAGAGGATGTAAATGAAATAGGATGTTCAGAAAGTCAGATAGATGATGATTTAGATGGGGTAATGAATAACATTGATACTTGTCCAGATACGCCAACAGGAGAGGATGTAAATGAGACAGGATGTTCAGAAAGCCAGCTAGATGATGATAATGATGGTGTGATGAATAATTTAGATTTATGTCCTAACTCAACTGCAGGTGTAACTGTAAATGAAAATGGATGTTTCTTTTTACCATCCAATAATTTTACTTTTGAAGTAATAAGTGAAACCTGTCTAAATAAAAACAATGGACAAATATCAATTTCAGCTGCTGAAACGCATAATTATCTAGCCACTATAAATGGAAATAGTCATAACTTCAGTAATAATAGTTTAACCGTTTCTAATATGGAATCTGGAACATATGAAGTTTGTATTACAGTGTCAGGTGAAACCTACGAGCAATGTTTTAATGTTGAAATAAGTGAAGGTACTTCAGTGTCTGGAAAATCAAGTGTTTCATCAAATAAAGTTTCAATTGTTATAACTAAAGGGACAGCTCCTTACAACGTTCTTGTAAATGGTAAAAATGTATTAAACACATTTTCAACTTCAATTGAAGTTGATGTAAAGCATGGTGATTTAATTGAGGTTAAAACAGCTGTTTTATGTGAGGGAATTTTTTCAAAAAATATTGATTTATTTGAAACAATATCAGCATATCCAAATCCAACCAATGGAATTTTTGAAATTACTTTACCAGTTTTATTGAATGAGATCAAAATTGAATTGTTGACATCTAATTCACAATTAATTTCGTCTCAAATATATTCCGTAATTAACGGTAAAGTGCAATTAAATATTGAAAATATATCTTCTGGTGTATATTTTGCAAAAATATATTTAGAAAATCCTATTTCGGTTAAAATTGTGAAAATATGA
- a CDS encoding BPL-N domain-containing protein — protein MRIYVIIIALFSLFACETKQKSQNESVNTNGKLKIAVFNGNGAGEVSVIEAVEALKIDTGIVAVPLSASEIQDGKLNEFDALVFPGGSGSKQLLNLGEKGKEIVTDFVVNQGKGVIGICAGAYLLSSTENYPNLKLASSIHIDRAHYNRGRGLVEFELTNEGFNVFPELKNERLFAQYYDGPVLVKNDLAEVQFEELGKYVTDIHPDGFAPEGITPGRTFMLRQNKGKGKVFLIAGHPESTPGMRWMVPRMARWVCGSELISYAGKWVRPQINNKPIIFDKELRKVEKANYWLLFSENSQEQIKAINKLHELRSRPAVRWNIGLLRSVHAETRRMAAKTLQETEYSNAIPDLEMALKVEKDSLTKVAFEETIAFLKK, from the coding sequence ATGAGAATTTATGTTATTATAATTGCTTTGTTTTCTCTTTTTGCTTGCGAAACCAAACAAAAGAGCCAAAATGAATCTGTAAATACGAATGGAAAATTAAAAATTGCTGTTTTTAATGGAAATGGAGCAGGAGAGGTTTCTGTAATTGAAGCGGTTGAAGCATTAAAAATTGATACAGGAATTGTTGCTGTGCCTTTAAGTGCTTCTGAAATACAAGATGGGAAATTAAATGAATTTGATGCTTTAGTATTTCCTGGTGGAAGTGGAAGTAAGCAATTATTAAATCTTGGAGAGAAAGGTAAAGAAATTGTAACGGATTTTGTTGTAAATCAAGGAAAGGGTGTAATTGGTATTTGTGCAGGAGCATATTTACTTTCTTCTACAGAAAATTATCCTAATTTAAAACTAGCAAGTTCAATTCATATAGATAGAGCACATTATAATAGAGGTCGTGGACTTGTTGAATTTGAATTAACGAATGAAGGATTTAACGTTTTTCCTGAATTAAAAAATGAACGCCTTTTTGCTCAATATTATGATGGGCCTGTATTGGTAAAAAATGATTTAGCAGAAGTACAGTTTGAAGAACTGGGGAAATACGTAACAGATATCCACCCAGATGGATTTGCACCAGAAGGAATAACACCAGGGAGAACATTTATGTTGCGACAAAATAAAGGAAAAGGAAAGGTGTTCTTAATAGCTGGTCACCCAGAATCTACTCCAGGAATGCGTTGGATGGTACCTAGAATGGCACGTTGGGTATGTGGAAGTGAATTGATAAGTTATGCAGGAAAATGGGTGAGGCCTCAAATAAATAACAAACCAATAATATTTGATAAAGAACTAAGAAAGGTTGAAAAAGCTAATTATTGGCTTTTATTTAGTGAGAATTCACAAGAGCAAATAAAGGCGATAAATAAATTACATGAGCTACGTTCTAGACCGGCAGTAAGATGGAATATAGGACTTTTAAGAAGTGTTCATGCCGAAACCAGAAGAATGGCTGCTAAAACTTTACAAGAAACAGAATATTCTAATGCGATACCTGATTTAGAAATGGCTTTAAAGGTTGAAAAAGATTCGCTAACAAAAGTTGCTTTTGAAGAAACTATTGCTTTTTTAAAAAAATAA
- a CDS encoding thiamine diphosphokinase, with protein MKTKKAFILLNGSQPLSLPDLTKYEIICAIDGAYNYFKANNLTPDLVTGDFDSIDTIPTSIEVIKTPNQDYTDFEKALQILKHREFTHIDVYGGSGKEHDHFLGNISTALQWKMGLSISFFDDFGKYFFIEDSILLTNVKEKNISLIPFPTATGIETKGLMYPLNKESLTFGERIGTRNKAIKDSVFISFEKGDLLVYISNN; from the coding sequence ATGAAAACGAAAAAAGCATTTATCTTACTTAATGGTTCACAGCCTTTATCGCTGCCAGACCTTACTAAGTATGAAATTATTTGCGCTATAGATGGCGCATATAATTATTTTAAAGCCAACAACCTAACCCCAGATTTAGTTACTGGAGATTTTGATTCTATAGATACTATACCAACTTCTATTGAAGTTATAAAAACACCCAACCAAGATTATACCGATTTTGAAAAAGCACTACAAATTCTAAAACATCGTGAATTTACACATATAGATGTTTATGGAGGAAGCGGTAAAGAACACGATCACTTTTTAGGTAATATTAGCACTGCATTACAATGGAAAATGGGATTATCTATTTCTTTTTTTGACGATTTTGGTAAATATTTTTTTATTGAAGATAGTATACTATTAACCAATGTTAAAGAAAAAAACATTTCTCTAATTCCTTTTCCTACAGCAACGGGTATAGAAACCAAAGGACTTATGTACCCGCTTAATAAAGAATCTTTAACTTTTGGAGAACGCATTGGAACCCGTAACAAAGCAATTAAAGACAGTGTTTTTATCTCCTTTGAAAAAGGTGATTTATTAGTTTATATTAGCAATAATTAA
- a CDS encoding MotA/TolQ/ExbB proton channel family protein, translating to MLVLQTITLLAGNPFVARLNEGGPLFMYTTLFILIIITALLIRGFLKPTTRDKTITLVSSLSLFVLVWGFLGQMIGLIGAFDAIQAVGDISPAVLAGGLKIAILSPLFGMIVFLIARIGIIILKLLKK from the coding sequence ATGTTAGTACTACAAACCATTACACTTTTAGCTGGAAATCCTTTTGTTGCAAGATTAAATGAAGGTGGACCACTTTTTATGTATACAACGCTCTTTATTTTAATTATAATTACTGCGCTGTTAATTAGAGGTTTTTTAAAGCCAACAACTCGAGATAAAACAATAACCTTAGTTAGCTCTTTAAGCTTATTTGTATTGGTTTGGGGATTTCTAGGTCAAATGATTGGTTTAATTGGCGCTTTTGATGCAATTCAAGCCGTTGGAGATATTTCACCTGCAGTATTAGCAGGCGGACTTAAAATTGCTATACTTTCTCCACTATTTGGAATGATTGTATTCTTAATTGCCAGAATTGGAATTATTATTTTAAAGCTTTTAAAAAAGTAA
- a CDS encoding sensor histidine kinase — protein sequence MESKNIILKYLFTIFGHLLFWVVVYYFYSYFLGYGSTNTAYVNQFSGFLMPVTILISYFLIYYLIPNYLLTKKYAYFILYGVYTFIISLYIIILSILYGLLYSEGYKEVETVPLTKSLPFIILGVYFVVLIIVSFSLIMYNYKSIVSNENLNNKILQTKLQIKNQELRFLKMQIHPHFLFNSLNTIYGFALNKKDEAPEMILKLSNLLDYILYQIEKPHVLLIDEINHLLDYVALEKMRFNDTLEVKTTIEVANKTIKIAPMLLIPFVENAFKHGDIINGKLNVSIYIKTEDDTLIFEIENTSIEENKSKKGIGLENIAKRLDMLYSNFYSLETSQIATIFKVKLIINNLKK from the coding sequence ATGGAAAGTAAGAACATTATTTTAAAATACCTATTCACTATTTTTGGTCATCTATTGTTTTGGGTAGTTGTCTATTATTTTTATTCTTATTTTTTAGGTTATGGAAGTACTAATACAGCGTATGTAAATCAGTTTTCTGGTTTTTTAATGCCTGTTACTATTTTAATTAGTTATTTTTTAATTTATTATTTAATTCCAAATTATTTACTTACTAAAAAGTATGCATATTTTATTTTGTATGGTGTATATACGTTTATAATTTCTTTGTATATAATTATTTTATCTATACTATATGGTTTATTGTATTCTGAAGGTTATAAAGAGGTAGAAACTGTTCCATTAACTAAATCCTTACCTTTTATAATTTTAGGCGTTTATTTTGTGGTTTTAATTATAGTTTCATTTAGTTTAATAATGTATAACTATAAATCGATTGTAAGTAATGAAAATTTAAATAATAAAATTCTACAAACAAAATTGCAAATTAAAAATCAAGAGTTGCGTTTTTTAAAAATGCAAATCCATCCACATTTTTTGTTTAATTCTTTAAATACTATTTATGGTTTTGCATTAAACAAGAAAGATGAGGCACCAGAAATGATTTTAAAACTTTCTAATTTATTAGATTATATTTTATATCAAATTGAAAAACCACATGTATTATTAATAGATGAAATTAATCATTTATTAGATTATGTTGCATTAGAAAAAATGCGTTTTAATGATACATTAGAAGTTAAAACAACAATTGAAGTTGCAAATAAAACAATTAAAATAGCGCCAATGTTGCTAATTCCTTTTGTTGAAAATGCGTTTAAACATGGGGATATTATAAATGGAAAATTAAATGTTTCAATTTATATTAAAACAGAAGACGATACTCTAATTTTTGAAATTGAAAATACATCTATAGAAGAAAATAAGTCTAAAAAAGGAATTGGCTTAGAGAATATAGCAAAAAGATTAGATATGTTATATTCAAATTTTTATAGTTTAGAAACCAGTCAAATTGCAACTATTTTTAAAGTGAAATTAATAATTAATAACTTAAAAAAATAA
- a CDS encoding LytR/AlgR family response regulator transcription factor — translation MPKTIQCIIVDDEPVAREILENHLQKIEAVNVIATCKNAIEAFNQINSNQIDLIFLDINMPEISGLSFAKSINKNIKVIFTTAYREYAVDGFNLQAVDYLLKPISFQRILQAVNKYLGENTLVETSLATEIIQEKNDFIFVRSDRKMVKINFSEINYIESLSDYIKFHLKDKIIITRETISNIEAKLPQKEFIRIHRSYIVSISKINSFTNEFIEIHKKALPISRSYKKEVLSKLEQV, via the coding sequence ATGCCTAAAACCATTCAATGTATTATTGTAGATGATGAACCTGTTGCTCGAGAAATATTAGAAAATCATTTACAAAAGATTGAAGCTGTAAATGTTATTGCAACTTGTAAAAATGCCATTGAAGCATTTAATCAAATTAATTCAAACCAAATAGATTTAATTTTTTTAGATATTAATATGCCCGAAATTTCGGGACTTTCGTTTGCAAAATCAATCAATAAAAATATAAAGGTAATTTTTACAACAGCTTACCGAGAATATGCGGTAGATGGTTTTAATTTGCAAGCCGTAGATTATTTATTAAAGCCTATTTCGTTTCAACGTATATTGCAAGCTGTAAATAAATATTTGGGTGAAAATACTTTAGTAGAAACCAGTTTAGCTACTGAAATAATTCAAGAAAAAAATGACTTTATTTTTGTGCGTTCAGATAGGAAAATGGTAAAAATAAATTTTTCTGAAATCAATTATATAGAGAGTTTAAGTGATTACATAAAATTTCATTTAAAAGATAAAATAATTATAACTCGAGAAACTATTTCTAATATTGAAGCAAAATTACCTCAAAAAGAATTTATAAGAATACATAGATCTTATATCGTATCAATCTCTAAAATAAATTCTTTTACTAATGAGTTTATTGAAATTCATAAAAAAGCTTTGCCAATAAGTAGAAGCTATAAAAAAGAAGTTTTATCTAAATTAGAGCAGGTTTAG
- a CDS encoding diphosphomevalonate/mevalonate 3,5-bisphosphate decarboxylase family protein translates to MTEKDFILQDYTCKNNTKGSITWKTPSNIALVKYWGKQEPQIPENTSISFTLDACFTLTTLEYKLKEGNAEPDSESQNKMLNQVQYDKNRFNFEIYFEGEKKDDFKPKIQQFFERIEQYVPFLKAYDFVIKSRNSFPHSSGIASSASGMSALALCLMSVEKKINSEISDEYFNKKASFLARLGSGSACRSIEGELIVWGNHSEIAGSSNLFGIKFPYKIHKNFKNYHDTILLVDEGEKQVSSTVGHKLMHNHPFAKQRFLQATDNISKISKVIQNGDLKEFIAIVESEALSLHAMMMTSNPYFILMKPNTLKIINKIWEFRTKTASNICFTLDAGANVHVLFPENEKEIVNNFIISELIQFCQENHYICDRVGEGARLMKNE, encoded by the coding sequence TTGACCGAAAAAGATTTTATTTTACAAGATTATACTTGTAAAAATAACACAAAAGGAAGCATAACTTGGAAAACCCCAAGTAATATTGCATTGGTAAAATATTGGGGAAAACAAGAACCTCAAATTCCAGAGAACACTTCTATTAGTTTTACGTTAGATGCTTGTTTTACGTTAACAACTTTAGAGTATAAACTTAAAGAGGGTAATGCTGAACCTGATTCAGAATCTCAGAATAAGATGTTGAATCAAGTTCAGTATGATAAAAATAGGTTCAATTTTGAGATTTATTTTGAAGGTGAAAAAAAAGATGACTTTAAGCCTAAAATTCAACAGTTTTTTGAAAGAATTGAGCAATACGTGCCGTTTTTAAAAGCATATGATTTTGTAATTAAATCTAGAAATTCTTTTCCGCACAGTAGTGGAATTGCGTCATCGGCAAGTGGAATGAGCGCATTGGCTTTATGTTTAATGAGTGTTGAAAAAAAGATAAATTCAGAAATAAGTGATGAGTATTTCAATAAAAAAGCATCTTTTTTAGCACGTTTAGGTTCAGGAAGTGCTTGTAGAAGTATTGAAGGTGAATTAATTGTTTGGGGAAATCATTCTGAAATTGCAGGAAGCTCTAATTTATTTGGAATTAAATTTCCATATAAAATTCATAAAAACTTTAAAAATTACCACGATACTATTTTATTGGTTGACGAAGGAGAAAAACAAGTTTCTAGTACCGTTGGTCATAAATTAATGCACAACCATCCGTTTGCAAAACAACGATTTTTACAAGCTACGGATAATATTTCAAAAATTTCTAAAGTCATTCAAAACGGAGATTTAAAAGAATTTATAGCTATTGTAGAAAGTGAAGCGTTAAGCTTACATGCAATGATGATGACAAGCAATCCGTATTTTATTTTAATGAAACCCAATACGTTGAAAATAATCAATAAAATTTGGGAATTTAGAACGAAAACAGCAAGTAATATTTGTTTTACATTAGATGCTGGAGCTAATGTGCATGTGTTATTTCCAGAAAATGAAAAGGAAATCGTTAACAATTTTATAATAAGTGAGTTAATTCAGTTTTGTCAAGAAAATCATTATATTTGCGACAGAGTTGGAGAAGGAGCTAGGTTAATGAAAAATGAATAA